Proteins encoded in a region of the Oncorhynchus clarkii lewisi isolate Uvic-CL-2024 chromosome 18, UVic_Ocla_1.0, whole genome shotgun sequence genome:
- the LOC139373221 gene encoding protein Shroom2-like isoform X3 has translation MKMVDIASQTTMPSESETDKHVARNFLTKILRSSMRKNRFKGRNEPVSRPHSWHSSKFTEDHPEPTESHNEPPPAPPPVWQVKHEVSASTKDLSSCGDHDSNLRQLSSQFSSVGNMERVERPSHPFQPGCLSPSRYHRSAEPLSGGGGSGGKRESAFSCLSSTSPPPEPALALANTDTAATESSMFHKGVQTQTSEDGRPGEQRHSRYLQRPQGDGGSESPRTVPEEHPGSRYSSSGSGRSHIGPVWHVPERRRVAAPPSPPPPPLRSDSFAVTKVYPAYTEGPGAPPHGQMKAQDRLAEAPENSSYRGRGNHISHDENGVDPRCSYNPPPCKKDFLHPNIAAGAPDYNHNQLSNPNKLSSVSSQDVRQSQSPFTCLPNHQRQYSDESTFYLQTRSAPHPPKPQSVGSYYHSLQELPTNCTNSRNHVRSSTTSLSTSTIDQNYDCGGHIRYYCITTKQPAQPETHVRQSKSEVWRSDMELAKGSNDRGSTSSSHKTNKVKYPPNPQPAYTNSKERNGNFQPANVLLYGHTASNSLSSSAKPTTEENERKSEGQRPTEAQLRSSYSPSPPKDHKVAPLREDPWVSQENHKISSQKTPMLHSLAQESRSLAQEIRSPMLHSLAQESKSLVENNHPATAQPPPSNGGGEANHALQEALTDNTATGKLARRSDRYATTLRNEIQLKRAQLQKSRSAATLTCPSETEEPEEEETDPGGWKSTSSTSSDGSFSTSYKDHLKEAQARVLQATSFRRRDLEPPGSGSEAPLTKPNSHIVSRIGSRKRFPLNKRVHSFSEPDKINKLGVEGEGEHPVGTARSFIDRRKFFEMAAKPSFCRPISTIHKSGQQSSSTTSGTLERGEGKARGRAHSGETEEGWRPGLANETSSDHHPDPLSPAGRQALLEQQRLGTFAEYQVTWNMQRKASDTKPQGRYHSADNILDQGTEETPVCVHERSRSSPSQDFHTQKIPMPWRETVENPYLDHRRVQQGGSYTARGQSESRGQPAQLHHFPQPPQPSIPRLTDTEPHSSRDVATPTPLPLPSEHRYKRDSANPAHNLPALPPYPSNHTHSSVSEQPLPPPTPAPKPQNTGLIIMPHWPLLGLETSSTTSSSYGLSPQEFLPGPCTHQAEPSSSSSCSSHGTELDPAPNQACSLGSTQLPSPSPRRTAGLGTEEGAADSTLEPPPSPSSHSPFFSYQPASLTVPSSGGTSSPSPHFAPQRLTDQPPVSVSMQDEAQSRPENRTNAVMEMSSVGKKVPVKIVHAESTTERESRQYLLHSEKNRAPGVSEGPDLPPPLPTSLPSPEPQPYSLFRAYTPYTRHGPQSPPRDPTLTVAPEEALSPGQSQTNGPSGTSTMGPQQPQKSNSEEDVKREELARDIMDKDKSLVDILDQSKMKTTMDLMEGIFPQGEQILDGGHQRRKVSPKQGLPPRGMDDRREEEGMSAATGSLVTSSSYYSTSAPKAELLNKMKDMQEDELEELEQDSEDELDINLASKKQELIDSLGKKLQVLREARESLQEDVHDNNSLGDEVEAVVQKVCKPNELDKFRMFVGDLDKVVSLLLSLSGRLARVENALNSLEEDTTPEEKRTLSEKRKLLIRQHEDAKELKENLDRRERLVYSIMAAHLSHESLADYQHFVKMKSALIIEQRKLEDKIKLGEEQLKCLLDSLLLEQRLLF, from the exons ATGAAAATGGTGGATATTGCCTCACAGACCACCATGCCATCAGAATCAGAAACTGACAAACATGTGGCCAGGAACTTTCTCACCAAGATATTACGAAGTTCTATGAG GAAGAACCGCTTCAAGGG GAGGAATGAACCAGTCTCCCGGCCCCATTCATGGCACTCCTCCAAGTTTACAGAAGACCACCCCGAACCCACAGAGAGTCACAACGAGCCTCCACCTGCACCCCCACCTGTGTGGCAGGTCAAACATGAAGTCAG TGCATCCACAAAAGACCTTTCCAGCTGCGGGGACCACGACTCGAATCTACGCCAGTTATCCAGCCAGTTCAGCTCCGTGGGGAATATGGAGAGAGTAGAGCGCCCCTCACACCCCTTCCAACCAGGATGCCTCTCCCCCAGCAGGTACCACCGCAGCGCTGAGCCTCTCTCTGGGGGTGGAGGGTCTGGTGGGAAGAGAGAATCGGCCTTCAGTTGCCTCTCCTCCACCAGCCCTCCCCCGGAGCCTGCTCTGGCCCTCGCCAACACTGACACTGCTGCAACTGAGAGCAGCATGTTCCATAAGGGGGTCCAGACTCAGACCAGTGAGGATGGAAGGCCGGGTGAGCAGCGCCACAGCCGGTACCTCCAGCGGCCCCAAGGGGACGGAGGCTCAGAGAGCCCCAGGACAGTCCCAGAGGAGCATCCTGGCTCCCGCTACTCTAGTTCAGGCTCTGGCAGATCGCACATAGGCCCTGTGTGGCATGtcccagagaggaggagggtagcagcgcccccctctcctcctcctcctcccctgcgcAGTGACAGCTTTGCTGTCACCAAGGTGTACCCTGCCTACACAGAGGGGCCTGGAGCTCCACCACACGGGCAGATGAAGGCCCAGGACAGGTTGGCAGAGGCCCCAGAGAACAGCAGCTACAGAGGCCGGGGCAACCATATCTCTCACGATGAGAACGGTGTAGACCCTAGGTGCAGTTACAACCCTCCACCTTGCAAGAAAGACTTCCTCCACCCAAACATAGCAGCAGGAGCACCTGACTACAACCACAACCAGCTCAGCAACCCAAACAAACTGTCCTCTGTGTCTAGCCAGGACGTGAGACAGAGTCAGTCTCCCTTCACTTGCCTGCCCAACCACCAGCGGCAGTATAGCGACGAAAGCACTTTCTACCTGCAGACCAGATCCGCCCCACATCCACCGAAGCCGCAGAGCGTCGGTAGCTACTACCACAGCCTCCAGGAGCTCCCTACCAACTGCACTAACAGCAGGAACCACGTGAGGTCCTCCACCACGTCCCTGTCCACCTCGACCATCGACCAGAACTATGACTGCGGAGGACACATCCGGTACTACTGCATCACAACCaagcagccagcccagccagagACTCATGTTAGACAGAGCAAATCAGAGGTCTGGAGATCTGACATGGAGCTAGCTAAGGGCTCCAACGACAGGGGCTCCACAAGTTCCTCCCACAAGACCAACAAGGTCAAGTATCCTCCTAATCCTCAGCCTGCTTACACCAACAGCAAGGAGCGGAACGGAAATTTCCAACCGGCCAATGTTCTGCTTTACGGCCACACCGCCTCTAATTCCCTATCCTCATCTGCTAAACCTACCACtgaggagaatgagaggaagaGTGAGGGCCAGAGACCTACAGAGGCCCAGCTTAGAAGTTCTTACTCTCCCAGTCCGCCCAAGGACCACAAGGTGGCACCACTGAGAGAAGACCCTTGGGTCTCTCAGGAGAACCATAAGATCTCTTCTCAAAAGACACCCATGCTCCACAGTCTGGCTCAGGAGAGTAGAAGCCTAGCCCAGGAGATTAGGAGCCCAATGCTTCATTCTCTAGCCCAGGAGAGTAAGAGCCTGGTGGAGAACAATCACCCTGCTACGGCACAACCACCACCATCCAACGGCGGGGGAGAAGCCAACCACGCCCTACAGGAGGCTTTAACGGACAACACGGCAACGGGCAAACTGGCGAGACGCAGCGACCGATACGCCACCACCCTCCGCAACGAGATCCAGCTAAAGAGGGCCCAGCTGCAGAAAAGCCGGAGTGCTGCCACCCTGACCTGCCCCAGCGAGACGGAGGAGccagaggaagaggagacagacccGGGGGGGTGGAagtccacctcctccacctcctctgatGGCTCCTTTTCCACGTCCTACAAGGACCACCTCAAAGAGGCGCAGGCGAGGGTCCTCCAGGCCACGTCCTTTAGGAGGAGAGACCTAGAACCTCCCGGGTCAGGGTCGGAGGCTCCGTTAACCAAACCCAACTCACACATAGTCTCCCGCATTGGCAGCCGCAAGCGTTTCCCTCTGAACAAGAGGGTCCACTCGTTCTCCGAGCCAGACAAGATCAACAAGCTCGgagtggagggtgagggagaacaTCCTGTTGGAACAGCACGGTCATTTATAGACCGGCGGAAGTTCTTTGAAATGGCTGCTAAACCTTCCTTCTGCAGACCCATCTCAACCATCCACAAGTCAGGCCAGCAGAGCTCCAGCACCACCTCTGGCACTTTGGAGCGCGGAGAGGGCAAGGCCAGAGGGAGAGCCCACTCAGGCGAAACTGAGGAGGGCTGGAGGCCAGGCCTTGCCAATGAGACTTCCAGTGACCACCACCCAGACCCCCTCAGCCCCGCAGGCAGACAGGCCCTACTGGAGCAGCAGAGGCTGGGGACCTTCGCTGAGTACCAGGTCACCTGGAACATGCAGAGGAAGGCTTCAGACACAAAGCCCCAGGGGAGGTACCACTCTGCTGACAACATCCTGGACCAGGGTACAGAGGAGACGCCTGTCTGTGTCCATGAGAGGTCCAGATCGTCTCCCTCACAAGACTTCCACACACAG AAGATCCCTATGCCATGGAGAGAGACTGTTGAAAACCCGTATCTGGATCACAGACGGGTCCAGCAAGGAGGCAGTTACACCGCCAG AGGGCAGAGCGAGAGCAGAGGGCAGCCAGCCCAGCTCCACCACTTCCCACAGCCTCCACAACCGTCTATTCCAAGACTGACCGACACAGAGCCACACAGCAGCAGAGACGTggccacccccacccccctccctctcccctccgaACACAGATACAAACGTGACTCTGCGAACCCCGCCCACAACCTCCCCGCTCTCCCCCCGTACCCCTCCAATCACACCCACAGCTCTGTGTCTGAGCAACCACTACCACCTCCAACGCCCGCTCCCAAGCCCCAGAATACAGGCCTCATCATCATGCCACATTGGCCTCTCCTAGGCCTGGAAACCTCCTCAACCACATCCTCCTCCTACGGACTGTCTCCCCAGGAATTCCTGCCTGGCCCTTGCACCCATCAGGCTGAACCATCATCCAGCAGCAGCTGCTCCTCCCATGGCACAGAGCTGGATCCTGCCCCAAACCAAGCCTGCTCCTTGGGCTCCACCcagctcccctctccctcccctcggaGAACCGCTGGACTGGGCACGGAGGAGGGAGCAGCTGATTCAACACTAGAGCCGccaccctccccctcttcccactCTCCTTTTTTCTCCTACCAGCCTGCCAGTCTGACGGTTCCCTCCTCAGGTGGGACTAGTTCTCCCTCTCCTCATTTTGCTCCACAGAGGTTGACGGACCAgccccctgtctctgtgtctatgCAGGATGAAGCCCAGAGCAG GCCAGAGAACAGGACCAATGCTGTGATGGAGATGAGCAGTGTAGGGAAGAAGGTCCCTGTTAAAATCGTCCATGCTGAGAGcaccacagagagggagagccgCCAGTACCTGCTGCACAGTGAGAAAAATAGGGCCCCTGGAGTTTCAGAGGGGCCCGACCTTCCCCCGCCCCTACCGACCAGCCTGCCCTCCCCTGAGCCGCAGCCCTACTCCCTGTTCCGTGCCTACACCCCCTACACACGCCATGGGCCCCAGAGTCCCCCCAGGGACCCAACCCTCACTGTAGCCCCAGAAGAGGCCCTGTCCCCTGGGCAGTCTCAGACCAACGGCCCCTCCGGTACCTCCACCATGGGTCCCCAGCAGCCTCAGAAGAGTAACTCGGAGGAGGATGtgaagagagaggagctggccAGAGACATCATGGACAAGGATAAGTCCCTGGTAGACATCTTGGACCAGAGTAAGATGAAGACCACCATGGATCTGATGGAGGGGATCTTCCCCCAGGGGGAGCAGATCTTGGATGGGGGGCACCAGAGGAGGAAAGTCTCCCCCAAACAGGGATTGCCGCCCAGGGGAATGGATGACCG gagagaggaggagggcatgTCTGCTGCCACAGGGTCCCTGGTGACCAGCTCCTCTTACTACAGCACATCTGCCCCCAAGGCTGAGCTGCTCAACAAGATGAAGGACATGCAGGAGGACGAGCTGGAGGAGCTGGAGCAAGACTCGGAGGACGAACTGGACATCAACCTGGCCAGCAAGAAG CAAGAGCTGATTGACAGCCTGGGTAAGAAGCTGCAGGTGCTACGCGAGGCCAGGGAGAGCCTTCAAGAGGATGTCCACGACAACAACTCTCTGGGGGACGAGGTGGAGGCCGTGGTGCAGAAGGTCTGCAAGCCCAACGAGCTGGACAAGTTCAGGATGTTCGTGGGAGATCTGGACAAGGTGGTCAGTTTGCTGCTGTCCCTGTCTGGCCGACTGGCAAGGGTGGAGAACGCTCTCAACAGTCTGGAGGAAGACACTACACCAGAAGAGAAG cgtaCCCTGTCAGAGAAGAGGAAGTTGTTGATCAGACAACACGAAGACGCCAAAGAGCTCAAGGAGAACCTTGACCGGCGGGAGCGCCTGGTTTACAGCATCATGGCTGCTCACCTCAGCCACGAGAGCCTGGCAGACTACCAGCACTTTGTCAAGATGAAGTCAGCCCTCATCATCGAGCAGCGCAAGCTGGAAGACAAGATCAAACTGGGAGAGGAGCAGCTGAAATGTCTGCTGGATAGTTTATTGTTGGAGCAAAGGCTGCTGTTCTGA
- the LOC139373221 gene encoding protein Shroom2-like isoform X1, giving the protein MDVVDYRSELRMSAREVKAFLGADIFTAVGDRNKDDVEYRFVDVMLFGGAPWGFTLRGGLEHREPLLITKVEEGSKAATVSLQVGDEIVSINTVPISGSRQEAVCLVKSSHKTLALVVRRKMKMVDIASQTTMPSESETDKHVARNFLTKILRSSMRKNRFKGRNEPVSRPHSWHSSKFTEDHPEPTESHNEPPPAPPPVWQVKHEVSASTKDLSSCGDHDSNLRQLSSQFSSVGNMERVERPSHPFQPGCLSPSRYHRSAEPLSGGGGSGGKRESAFSCLSSTSPPPEPALALANTDTAATESSMFHKGVQTQTSEDGRPGEQRHSRYLQRPQGDGGSESPRTVPEEHPGSRYSSSGSGRSHIGPVWHVPERRRVAAPPSPPPPPLRSDSFAVTKVYPAYTEGPGAPPHGQMKAQDRLAEAPENSSYRGRGNHISHDENGVDPRCSYNPPPCKKDFLHPNIAAGAPDYNHNQLSNPNKLSSVSSQDVRQSQSPFTCLPNHQRQYSDESTFYLQTRSAPHPPKPQSVGSYYHSLQELPTNCTNSRNHVRSSTTSLSTSTIDQNYDCGGHIRYYCITTKQPAQPETHVRQSKSEVWRSDMELAKGSNDRGSTSSSHKTNKVKYPPNPQPAYTNSKERNGNFQPANVLLYGHTASNSLSSSAKPTTEENERKSEGQRPTEAQLRSSYSPSPPKDHKVAPLREDPWVSQENHKISSQKTPMLHSLAQESRSLAQEIRSPMLHSLAQESKSLVENNHPATAQPPPSNGGGEANHALQEALTDNTATGKLARRSDRYATTLRNEIQLKRAQLQKSRSAATLTCPSETEEPEEEETDPGGWKSTSSTSSDGSFSTSYKDHLKEAQARVLQATSFRRRDLEPPGSGSEAPLTKPNSHIVSRIGSRKRFPLNKRVHSFSEPDKINKLGVEGEGEHPVGTARSFIDRRKFFEMAAKPSFCRPISTIHKSGQQSSSTTSGTLERGEGKARGRAHSGETEEGWRPGLANETSSDHHPDPLSPAGRQALLEQQRLGTFAEYQVTWNMQRKASDTKPQGRYHSADNILDQGTEETPVCVHERSRSSPSQDFHTQKIPMPWRETVENPYLDHRRVQQGGSYTARGQSESRGQPAQLHHFPQPPQPSIPRLTDTEPHSSRDVATPTPLPLPSEHRYKRDSANPAHNLPALPPYPSNHTHSSVSEQPLPPPTPAPKPQNTGLIIMPHWPLLGLETSSTTSSSYGLSPQEFLPGPCTHQAEPSSSSSCSSHGTELDPAPNQACSLGSTQLPSPSPRRTAGLGTEEGAADSTLEPPPSPSSHSPFFSYQPASLTVPSSGGTSSPSPHFAPQRLTDQPPVSVSMQDEAQSRPENRTNAVMEMSSVGKKVPVKIVHAESTTERESRQYLLHSEKNRAPGVSEGPDLPPPLPTSLPSPEPQPYSLFRAYTPYTRHGPQSPPRDPTLTVAPEEALSPGQSQTNGPSGTSTMGPQQPQKSNSEEDVKREELARDIMDKDKSLVDILDQSKMKTTMDLMEGIFPQGEQILDGGHQRRKVSPKQGLPPRGMDDRREEEGMSAATGSLVTSSSYYSTSAPKAELLNKMKDMQEDELEELEQDSEDELDINLASKKQELIDSLGKKLQVLREARESLQEDVHDNNSLGDEVEAVVQKVCKPNELDKFRMFVGDLDKVVSLLLSLSGRLARVENALNSLEEDTTPEEKRTLSEKRKLLIRQHEDAKELKENLDRRERLVYSIMAAHLSHESLADYQHFVKMKSALIIEQRKLEDKIKLGEEQLKCLLDSLLLEQRLLF; this is encoded by the exons GAAAATGAAAATGGTGGATATTGCCTCACAGACCACCATGCCATCAGAATCAGAAACTGACAAACATGTGGCCAGGAACTTTCTCACCAAGATATTACGAAGTTCTATGAG GAAGAACCGCTTCAAGGG GAGGAATGAACCAGTCTCCCGGCCCCATTCATGGCACTCCTCCAAGTTTACAGAAGACCACCCCGAACCCACAGAGAGTCACAACGAGCCTCCACCTGCACCCCCACCTGTGTGGCAGGTCAAACATGAAGTCAG TGCATCCACAAAAGACCTTTCCAGCTGCGGGGACCACGACTCGAATCTACGCCAGTTATCCAGCCAGTTCAGCTCCGTGGGGAATATGGAGAGAGTAGAGCGCCCCTCACACCCCTTCCAACCAGGATGCCTCTCCCCCAGCAGGTACCACCGCAGCGCTGAGCCTCTCTCTGGGGGTGGAGGGTCTGGTGGGAAGAGAGAATCGGCCTTCAGTTGCCTCTCCTCCACCAGCCCTCCCCCGGAGCCTGCTCTGGCCCTCGCCAACACTGACACTGCTGCAACTGAGAGCAGCATGTTCCATAAGGGGGTCCAGACTCAGACCAGTGAGGATGGAAGGCCGGGTGAGCAGCGCCACAGCCGGTACCTCCAGCGGCCCCAAGGGGACGGAGGCTCAGAGAGCCCCAGGACAGTCCCAGAGGAGCATCCTGGCTCCCGCTACTCTAGTTCAGGCTCTGGCAGATCGCACATAGGCCCTGTGTGGCATGtcccagagaggaggagggtagcagcgcccccctctcctcctcctcctcccctgcgcAGTGACAGCTTTGCTGTCACCAAGGTGTACCCTGCCTACACAGAGGGGCCTGGAGCTCCACCACACGGGCAGATGAAGGCCCAGGACAGGTTGGCAGAGGCCCCAGAGAACAGCAGCTACAGAGGCCGGGGCAACCATATCTCTCACGATGAGAACGGTGTAGACCCTAGGTGCAGTTACAACCCTCCACCTTGCAAGAAAGACTTCCTCCACCCAAACATAGCAGCAGGAGCACCTGACTACAACCACAACCAGCTCAGCAACCCAAACAAACTGTCCTCTGTGTCTAGCCAGGACGTGAGACAGAGTCAGTCTCCCTTCACTTGCCTGCCCAACCACCAGCGGCAGTATAGCGACGAAAGCACTTTCTACCTGCAGACCAGATCCGCCCCACATCCACCGAAGCCGCAGAGCGTCGGTAGCTACTACCACAGCCTCCAGGAGCTCCCTACCAACTGCACTAACAGCAGGAACCACGTGAGGTCCTCCACCACGTCCCTGTCCACCTCGACCATCGACCAGAACTATGACTGCGGAGGACACATCCGGTACTACTGCATCACAACCaagcagccagcccagccagagACTCATGTTAGACAGAGCAAATCAGAGGTCTGGAGATCTGACATGGAGCTAGCTAAGGGCTCCAACGACAGGGGCTCCACAAGTTCCTCCCACAAGACCAACAAGGTCAAGTATCCTCCTAATCCTCAGCCTGCTTACACCAACAGCAAGGAGCGGAACGGAAATTTCCAACCGGCCAATGTTCTGCTTTACGGCCACACCGCCTCTAATTCCCTATCCTCATCTGCTAAACCTACCACtgaggagaatgagaggaagaGTGAGGGCCAGAGACCTACAGAGGCCCAGCTTAGAAGTTCTTACTCTCCCAGTCCGCCCAAGGACCACAAGGTGGCACCACTGAGAGAAGACCCTTGGGTCTCTCAGGAGAACCATAAGATCTCTTCTCAAAAGACACCCATGCTCCACAGTCTGGCTCAGGAGAGTAGAAGCCTAGCCCAGGAGATTAGGAGCCCAATGCTTCATTCTCTAGCCCAGGAGAGTAAGAGCCTGGTGGAGAACAATCACCCTGCTACGGCACAACCACCACCATCCAACGGCGGGGGAGAAGCCAACCACGCCCTACAGGAGGCTTTAACGGACAACACGGCAACGGGCAAACTGGCGAGACGCAGCGACCGATACGCCACCACCCTCCGCAACGAGATCCAGCTAAAGAGGGCCCAGCTGCAGAAAAGCCGGAGTGCTGCCACCCTGACCTGCCCCAGCGAGACGGAGGAGccagaggaagaggagacagacccGGGGGGGTGGAagtccacctcctccacctcctctgatGGCTCCTTTTCCACGTCCTACAAGGACCACCTCAAAGAGGCGCAGGCGAGGGTCCTCCAGGCCACGTCCTTTAGGAGGAGAGACCTAGAACCTCCCGGGTCAGGGTCGGAGGCTCCGTTAACCAAACCCAACTCACACATAGTCTCCCGCATTGGCAGCCGCAAGCGTTTCCCTCTGAACAAGAGGGTCCACTCGTTCTCCGAGCCAGACAAGATCAACAAGCTCGgagtggagggtgagggagaacaTCCTGTTGGAACAGCACGGTCATTTATAGACCGGCGGAAGTTCTTTGAAATGGCTGCTAAACCTTCCTTCTGCAGACCCATCTCAACCATCCACAAGTCAGGCCAGCAGAGCTCCAGCACCACCTCTGGCACTTTGGAGCGCGGAGAGGGCAAGGCCAGAGGGAGAGCCCACTCAGGCGAAACTGAGGAGGGCTGGAGGCCAGGCCTTGCCAATGAGACTTCCAGTGACCACCACCCAGACCCCCTCAGCCCCGCAGGCAGACAGGCCCTACTGGAGCAGCAGAGGCTGGGGACCTTCGCTGAGTACCAGGTCACCTGGAACATGCAGAGGAAGGCTTCAGACACAAAGCCCCAGGGGAGGTACCACTCTGCTGACAACATCCTGGACCAGGGTACAGAGGAGACGCCTGTCTGTGTCCATGAGAGGTCCAGATCGTCTCCCTCACAAGACTTCCACACACAG AAGATCCCTATGCCATGGAGAGAGACTGTTGAAAACCCGTATCTGGATCACAGACGGGTCCAGCAAGGAGGCAGTTACACCGCCAG AGGGCAGAGCGAGAGCAGAGGGCAGCCAGCCCAGCTCCACCACTTCCCACAGCCTCCACAACCGTCTATTCCAAGACTGACCGACACAGAGCCACACAGCAGCAGAGACGTggccacccccacccccctccctctcccctccgaACACAGATACAAACGTGACTCTGCGAACCCCGCCCACAACCTCCCCGCTCTCCCCCCGTACCCCTCCAATCACACCCACAGCTCTGTGTCTGAGCAACCACTACCACCTCCAACGCCCGCTCCCAAGCCCCAGAATACAGGCCTCATCATCATGCCACATTGGCCTCTCCTAGGCCTGGAAACCTCCTCAACCACATCCTCCTCCTACGGACTGTCTCCCCAGGAATTCCTGCCTGGCCCTTGCACCCATCAGGCTGAACCATCATCCAGCAGCAGCTGCTCCTCCCATGGCACAGAGCTGGATCCTGCCCCAAACCAAGCCTGCTCCTTGGGCTCCACCcagctcccctctccctcccctcggaGAACCGCTGGACTGGGCACGGAGGAGGGAGCAGCTGATTCAACACTAGAGCCGccaccctccccctcttcccactCTCCTTTTTTCTCCTACCAGCCTGCCAGTCTGACGGTTCCCTCCTCAGGTGGGACTAGTTCTCCCTCTCCTCATTTTGCTCCACAGAGGTTGACGGACCAgccccctgtctctgtgtctatgCAGGATGAAGCCCAGAGCAG GCCAGAGAACAGGACCAATGCTGTGATGGAGATGAGCAGTGTAGGGAAGAAGGTCCCTGTTAAAATCGTCCATGCTGAGAGcaccacagagagggagagccgCCAGTACCTGCTGCACAGTGAGAAAAATAGGGCCCCTGGAGTTTCAGAGGGGCCCGACCTTCCCCCGCCCCTACCGACCAGCCTGCCCTCCCCTGAGCCGCAGCCCTACTCCCTGTTCCGTGCCTACACCCCCTACACACGCCATGGGCCCCAGAGTCCCCCCAGGGACCCAACCCTCACTGTAGCCCCAGAAGAGGCCCTGTCCCCTGGGCAGTCTCAGACCAACGGCCCCTCCGGTACCTCCACCATGGGTCCCCAGCAGCCTCAGAAGAGTAACTCGGAGGAGGATGtgaagagagaggagctggccAGAGACATCATGGACAAGGATAAGTCCCTGGTAGACATCTTGGACCAGAGTAAGATGAAGACCACCATGGATCTGATGGAGGGGATCTTCCCCCAGGGGGAGCAGATCTTGGATGGGGGGCACCAGAGGAGGAAAGTCTCCCCCAAACAGGGATTGCCGCCCAGGGGAATGGATGACCG gagagaggaggagggcatgTCTGCTGCCACAGGGTCCCTGGTGACCAGCTCCTCTTACTACAGCACATCTGCCCCCAAGGCTGAGCTGCTCAACAAGATGAAGGACATGCAGGAGGACGAGCTGGAGGAGCTGGAGCAAGACTCGGAGGACGAACTGGACATCAACCTGGCCAGCAAGAAG CAAGAGCTGATTGACAGCCTGGGTAAGAAGCTGCAGGTGCTACGCGAGGCCAGGGAGAGCCTTCAAGAGGATGTCCACGACAACAACTCTCTGGGGGACGAGGTGGAGGCCGTGGTGCAGAAGGTCTGCAAGCCCAACGAGCTGGACAAGTTCAGGATGTTCGTGGGAGATCTGGACAAGGTGGTCAGTTTGCTGCTGTCCCTGTCTGGCCGACTGGCAAGGGTGGAGAACGCTCTCAACAGTCTGGAGGAAGACACTACACCAGAAGAGAAG cgtaCCCTGTCAGAGAAGAGGAAGTTGTTGATCAGACAACACGAAGACGCCAAAGAGCTCAAGGAGAACCTTGACCGGCGGGAGCGCCTGGTTTACAGCATCATGGCTGCTCACCTCAGCCACGAGAGCCTGGCAGACTACCAGCACTTTGTCAAGATGAAGTCAGCCCTCATCATCGAGCAGCGCAAGCTGGAAGACAAGATCAAACTGGGAGAGGAGCAGCTGAAATGTCTGCTGGATAGTTTATTGTTGGAGCAAAGGCTGCTGTTCTGA